aagattattttaaaatgtatataaatagATATGAAAAACTCATTAAAACCTATGCAGTTTTTAGAATGAGTATAACCATTTTTAGACATTTTTATAACCTATTAAATATCTATGTAATTTTTAGATTATAACCTATTAAATATCTATGTActttttagaataaaaagaCACATCTTCACTCTTCAGacatgaaaaatgtatttaataGAATCCAATTCTGATATTAGCTGCCTCAAAAGAAAGAGACTCATCATGACAATGGGTCAcatgaaaacatataaaaaggCCCTTTAAAATTTTCAAGCAATCAAATATTTTCCCAGCAAGAAAGTAGACCAACATTATACATATATGGatataagatatataaaatattcacaCTTAAGAGTTGGCAAGATCATTGCTACACCATTAAACTAGCTACTTTCTttagacgacaaaaaaaaaactaagctaCTTTAAAGAGAGATCTTTGCTGCTTTCTTATTTCCTGCAAACTATCTTTCTTATCCTAGGCTTAACATTAACTTTTTCACATACTTGGAAGTAAAAATATTTGGGTAGgaagtaaaaatataaacttcaGACCCGCCCAACAGGTGAGAGTGGGGCTTCATACCCGATGGTATTGCCATTAGGCACGGTTTCCGCTCTGGCTTTACGTTCATCACATGAGCTTTTTTGCTCAAGGGTGATCTCTGTCATTTTCCTACTCTCTGCAAGTGCCATACATATGGAGAAAGCTTGTAGCTGAGAAAGGGATGAATCATAGACAACTGAATATAACCCTTCCTTGATTGGTTTATAGCTCAAGAATGGATGTTCTTCTGCTTGTTCTCCCTGAAAAAAGAAACGCAGGAATTTGATGATGAAACAAACATTTTGGTTTTGATGTGGAAGAGAGAGCAATTCGATTTGGGTCTGTACCAGAAAGTAAAGCTCGAAACGGTTTGAAGAGGGTGGTGAGTTTGAGGTTGTTGAATTCTTGCATGAGTTGTTGTGCTGGTTTGTAAGGATTATGAGATTGCAGCCCATATCCCAGCCTCCACAATCGCAAGAACCACCTGTTCTCCATCGCTGGATCAAAGACGACGGGCCTCCTTTATGAGGCATACTGTGAACCCCGCTTTGAAGTATGACCGTAGCACTAATGCCTTGATCAAAAGCCCTATCTTTGATTGGATCTCCGAACTCTTTACTGAGTGCAGTGTGATCATGAACCGTGTTTACTGATGCCCTCCTGTTAAACCATCTTGGCATCTTCACGATGATCGCAGCCAGCTCGTTTTTCAACTGAACATCAGACTTTTCCGTGCTCTCTTGATCAAGTTCTACAGAGAAGAGAACAAACTCTCTGATGAAACCAGACCGGAAAGAGCTAGAAACCCGCATCTGAGCAACAACATCAGAGATGATACCATGTGTTTGGCCTCTGCTTCTTTGGTTTAACCATGCGCTATTTCTCTTATGGTCTTTGATAGAGAAGAAAGTATAAACGCTAGTGCATTCACCCTCATCCGAGCTTCCCATTTTCTTTTGGGTGGCAGCAATAATGTCCGTTTCTTTGTTCACTGCAAATGTAAAGAGTGGCTGATTGTTCTTAACTGTTACCCGCAGAACAGCTCGAACCATGGATGATCCTACCTTCTTCTCGTGAGCTGAATCATTCACATTTACTGATCTGCAACCTTTGATACCCAATTTTATTCTTTGAACACCTTGACCTCTAGGCCCCTCCACAGAATTGTCGGAGTGAGTTGCTCTTGGCTTCAGTAGAGGTTCTAGAAACCTTCTTAAATGGCTTGTCGTGGTTGTATCATTTTCGCTCGGTTTGTTGCAGTCTAAGCCGTCAACGCCAGATGAAACAGCCGAGTTTTGTGAAACGGTCTTTGTGGAGTTAGCCATTGACTCTGGCTGGGTGGTGGAACCAGAAACTCGTTCACTGTTAGTTTTGCTGGCCTTACCCATACTGAAGCTAAGCCGCTGAAAAGGTGATATACTTCTCCCCTTTTTAGAGACAGGTTTGTGTGACGTTGAATCTTGTCTCTGGGCAGGCTCATCCCCACAATGTTTCACAGATAACAAAGATGATGCTCTGTCTTCTGAGATCTTACCTCTTGAAGATGTATTACTTGCTTTTGCTGAGAGTGGCACACACTGAGATATTTTAGCTGAATTCCGGTTCGGGTCCGCATCAGCCAAGGCAATGTTACTTTTTGCCGAACAGCCGTCAGCTTTACATGGCAAGGAGCAAGAATGTTGAGCACAGTAATTTACTTCAACACCATGACCTACGCTAACTTTATTAGTCGAACTTCTCTTGCAGGTCTTAGCCTCTTCTCGACCTAGCTTCTTACTTGAGTCATAGAGCTTAGCTTCCCCCTGCTGGCTTCGACCGAGTTCCCCATCATGATCATATCGCTTTCTTTCGCGTGACTTCTTCTCACTCTTCTTACGTCTACTACCATCAACCTTAGAGTTTACTTCCATGTTCACGCCAGCCTCTGAAGTTCCAAGTTTCGGGCCAATCTTCTCTTTCAGGTCCTTCTTCTCACATCCCTCTTGCGCATCAGTAATTGGACCAAGCTGCTCATCAGGTATGCCGAAACTCCTATGGCCTCTATGTTTCTTTTTCCGTGTACCTCCTATGGTTTCTCGATACTCTCTTACAGTTTCTCCACCAGGATTTGACATGAGATTAGACTGCCGTGAGCTACGATGTTTCCTTGGACGGTTATGCACATTGCTCGGACCAGCAGACGACTCATCCCTATGCGGAACCAATGAAGCATCTGTCTGGTAAACAACCGAAGGGTATCTACTCTTCACAGGCATCATTCGGTTATGGCTATGCTGCCACTTCTCCAAGCGGTCCCAGtcaagaacaccaacgctcaaGAGCTTCTCCCGAGGAGTATGAGTATCAGCTCTCTCCAAGAAAACCGGCAGCTTCGACATATACTTAAGAAGTTCAGGCTCATCACCAGCCCGACTCTCCGCTGGTTTATTCCTCTCCATTGGATAGTAACTAGATTCACATAAGCCTGCCTTGAATCAATCCCACTTAAGCACCAACATACCTTGATGAAATCCTGGATAATgaaaaaattcaagaaaagaaCCAAAAAATCAATCACATCACATCAAATCATTAGAATCATCTCGCTGCTACCAACCGTAGCagtaaagtacattgaaagcATTTCAGAGTGCTCACAGcatcaaaattacaaaaaaaaaaaaaaaaagtggtccTTGGTAGACACAGAAAAAAATGGAGGATGATCATGGTTTTTGTCAACATCCATCTTTTAGATAATGCTAGAATACAAAAGCGCACACCTAACGATGGACATGGACCTAATCTCCCCGAAGAAACAGCTGAATCATGCCCCCCCCCCCTTTCCACATTTATGAGAGCAACTTTCACAAGCAcgacaaattaatatattcagatTCGATTCAAAGGTTTTTTGGCGGATCCACGATTTATACTTTGAATCAACCTAAATCGAAATAGTTCTCGGACGGAATCAACGATCAATGTCCGATTTGAATCGAAATCGATTTCCTAGGGTTTACAATTCGCTTAGCTACTCAAAATCATATTAACCTAGAAGAAATCACTTGCTTCTTATGATACGAGCTATGGATTCGTTTCTTCGCTTAGCGAAACGGCAAACACTTCGACCGAATCAAAGCGAAGAAACTTTCCCGAGAAAGTTCGAAGAAAAATTACCTCAGAACAACGAATGTGTGGAAAAATATGCAGATCGTCGGTGAAGGAGGCAACGATACACAGAGAGAGTCAACAAAAATTTCACTTGAAGGAGACGAAGAGAGTGATGAATCAGCAAAAAAAGTGAAGATCCGAAACGATAaaagctagagagagagagtgtgtgagAGTGACTGAGAAAGTAGATGATCCGACGGTGGATAATGAATGAAAGAGTAAAACGTGCGGTTGAGATTGTATCGCGATTGAGGAAGGCGCGGGAATGGTTCGCGTGAGGTGGTCCCCcaacatcccttatatattaattgagtaacatttgaaaagatgtaacctcaattttgtattaattaaaagaggccccaatgcataggtggcactcaattaggtagtcaattacattcaattgaaaaataagtaggtccacattcgatttttatatgttgttagatatataagttggtcaaactatatgatataatgatatgatatgatattttctttccttaaataaaacctacggaattaccataaatgactaatatatatatgataattaatgagtttaataataaagatttgataacaatgtatatctcctccatcattttttgtttaattttatattattaaaataaattaaacaatcaaattagctataaaaataaaatttagattttttcgtatatgttatattttgaatttttaaaaacgacaataaatgactaaaactattaaaattattatgttaaaaattaatgatcaatggtttaacatttttattataagaagatacacatgattttaaaaccatatgagtaaaaaatatcatttaataataaaataaataaatatatatatatatattaaacactatataccataagattacataaatattttaatatttaaactttcaatgaattttcaagaacatttataaattataaacttattaaagatttcagattgaaaattttgttatcgatgatttaaatattttgttataaaacgatatgaacgatcatagaaccgtatgattataaattcttatttaataaataactataaaaaatatactattcctagaaaaataggttggtccatcttaacttatattacactttttattaaactaactatcaaattgataaataacgtatcaaaaaatgttttgcactttccttaaataaaagctacgaaattacctaatatgattaacgtatatgtgaaaattaattataatgaataataaatatttgataacaatttttgtatcttagttctttttttaattttatattattaaaatatctttaaaaattacattaaatatataataaaaacatttataatttttcttatatgttatattttgaatttttcaaaacgtctataaattattagaaatttgaagatccccactctgaaaattttgtgatcaatagattatttttttgtcataataagttacaaatgatcataaaattgtattaatatgaacttttatttaatattataagaagatacacattattttaaaaccatatgagtaaaaaatatcatttaataataaaacatatatatttatatatatatatatatattatactatataccataagattacataaatattttaatattaaaactttcaatgaattttcaaaaatttttataaattataaacttattaaagatttcacattgaaaattttgttatcgatgatttaaatattcagttataaaatgatatgaatgatcatagaactgtatgattataaattctcatttaataaatgactatataaaatatactattcttagaaaaataggttggtccatattgacttacattatattttttattaaactaactatcgaattgataaataatctaccaaaattttttttgcactttccttaattagaagctacgaaattacctaatatgattaacgtatatatgaaaattaattattatgaataataaatatttgataacaattttggtatcttagttctttttttaattttatattattgaaagatataaaaaaatcacattaaatatataataaaaacatttatattttttcttatatgttatatttgaatttttcaaaacgtttatatattattagaaatttgaatattctcactctgaaaattttgtgatcaaattagattatttttttgttataataagttacaaatgatcataaaatataacgcatatgaatttttatttaataaatattcaaactaaataatatatatatgtaaacactaatgatttaaagcaataagattggctgatcaatttagtcgtccagttgaaatctttcaaaagtatgtgaaagactaaagtcaaagtaaatatggatttagaatagtagttatattttactaaccaaataccgaaaaaaaccgaaccgaaccgaaaccaacccgatattcggattgaacacccgtaatccaaatgaagccaaactattgtttcattctctaaaatataataaaaataataacttaatcccgcgcaaggcgcgggtcttatcctagtgtgTATTATTATTATGCACATGTTTACGTGTGCGTATTAGCCAAAGATTTACTAAAAACtgacaaaaatacaaaactttAGTGACTTTTCTTAAAGTTTTAACAATTATAGAACTGAACATACGGCATATAATGTAATGGTTTATCACAAAAGTTAAATATAATACTTGTCTCTTTTGTATACTTTGGAAAATTAATGACAATTATAATCGTAAGACATGATTGCATCACATGGTTcacataaaaaaaacacatggtttttTCGAAggaaaaaaacacatgattcatatcacatttttacattttttgtgcAGATTTTACGTTAtctaatcattttattttttaaataactccAAAATTTCGGGGGAAAACTCACTAAAGACTAGAATTTTGTTTGAACAAAACCATTTGTGTTGTAATATTATGGACAATTAACTTGTAAATTATATACGGCACAACGCCGCACGACAATTTTTATACttaaatttctatttaaaatatgaCATACTACTAAGTGGACTCGTCATGGAATTATTCTTATTCAAGGTTATTAAAAAGACTTGTAGTATATATCTGATTCTAGATATATCTTATACACGACCTGCACCAAAATAAATGCAATTGTGTGGTCAATTTTCTTTTTACCCTAATGTTGTTTGGTAagaaaactatattatatactGTGTATAGATCTATAAAAAAGGTCTGTTGGTGGGATGATCGTGGGATTGATTTCACAGACTAATATGGTCCACTGACGCAGCTCACGATCAGAGGAGACCCGTAGTTTCCAAGAAAGCTTATAATGATAATACTTTTGTAATGTAATGTAGCCGTATTAATTCATTTGGAATATAAATTTCTGCTGACCACATTATGTGGAATATTTAATTGttaagaacatctccaatgtaaaattttatttttctttcaaaattcaaaatgaaattaaagtggaaatagagtaaaattgctccaatactactctattttctactttataatagagtgatgaacaaacaaaaaatagattattctatttatggaataaattttattatagagtGAGATATTGAATTGGGTTGATGCGTTCCTTACTCtatattcacttttactctattttaaagaaaaaaatggaatggaTAATAGCAAATAGCATGGAAGGTGAATAGGTGATTATACTATTCTAATCTAGTACTACGCTCCATTACATATATGGAGACATTCATGTCTcttgttttttcaaaaatttcctacAAAAACTGGTTTACATCTTACGATATGAAAGACATGTCTTTTACTTGGCCAttttctaatttatatattcGATTTAGGTCCTTATATTTGGATAGACAGACCATTTTCCGGGTGAGAATTAACATTCAGGAAGAATAATAATTCAactccttaaaaaaaaaaaaaaactccttaAGAACAAGATGGAATCACAATTCGTGGAGACACCCATAAAGGAATAAGAAAGTACTTTATCATTAGTGGATATTCATCATAAGCAAACCAAAGCAAAAAGATGAATGAAAGTAAGaaggatataaaaataaagataaagataaaaggACAAAAGATTAATcactttttcttttagtttgtgTGCTCCATTGAGActgaatttaaaaaagaaagtaaTGAATCAAACGATCGACAGGGATATGATGTCATCAATTATTAGTTGATATCACCTTTGGATACGGAGGATCTTAAATTGTATGTGTGTTACCTTGGTCAGTTTTGGTGCTTTGCTCATCAAAACCGACCAAGGTAACTTCAAGCTCTCACCTATGTACATCACAATAAATCCTTTTGGTGCTTTGCTCATTCCCCGTCTTCTGTAACTTAATTAATGTACATCCATTGGAACTTGGAAGCTAAGCATTTACTGACTTTACATATTAAAACTGTAGCTCATCCTCATAGGACACAATTGTGATTGTTacaagtaagtttgtaaatgtAAGAACTATAGGAACACATTAATTCTTTATACAGCCGTCACATTTGACATATTGTTGTTCATTAACAATTTAGGCGTCTCCCATTTTTGGTCCTCAGGCACATATAGCCGTGGACAAATCACTGGTCCGTTCCCTTTACATCTATCTTCGGTTAATCGGTTATTATATTCCCGCCTGCATTCATCTTCAAAATTTCAACCAAAAAGAGAAGTCATCAGATCTGAATCGAATAACTAAACTAAAACATTCAGAAATGTACTCAAAGTCAAACCCCTGTCTTGTTGTCTACTTGTCAATTTCTAATGACTAAAAAGAATGTAAGAcgttttgttcttcttgcaTCCGTTGAAAATGTATGTTTTTTCAGCCAAGTCAAAATATCTTATCCAATGTGACCGAGAAAGGTACTTATTGCCGAACAGAATAGGTCAGATCAGGAGCTCCATTGTCATCTGCAGGAGGCTTCTTCAActtatacaaattttaaaacagtgCCACCATCGTTTGAGCAAGTAAAACAACTTAAACTACATGCAACTAGTGTTTCTTGATTTAGAATATCTTTTAAACTACACCCAActagtatttcatgattcagaATATGTTTTGTAATAACTCATTCAGACTATTATTCGGAATGAAAGATGTTTGCACGTATGTAGAGTAACCAAGTTTTACATATGACTTTGACTATTTAAAACctcatttaaataaaattttcatatgaATGAAACTCACATACATAAATAGTAAGTAAAAACTCAATAGATTTAATTACTTCATCTTGCCTCAGGGCATGATGGTATATACTAATTCAGGTCAATACAAATAAGATCACAGCTTGAATCTTCAGTCTTGTGTATAATCCACTGGCTAGATAGCAACAAGCAAAGATGCAGACATAAAATCACATAGTGTTGTACCCATGACTTATCTTGAATATATATAAGACTGGAAAAGTAATTAACCAACATGACTGTAAGAAACATCTAAGTGATGACATAAGCATTGTTATCTTACCAGTTCAGAAGGAATAACTTTTCTTTGCTAGTGTCTTCCAAGTAAAGGTCAGCTCAGGGTTTTCTGGAGACAGAAAACATAATTCTCATGTAAAAGAGAGTGcagaagaatctaagattcacAAGCTaaggcagagagagagagagtggagaTCATTGTTATTCCAGATGGCTGGAGTTTTAGGACACATGTGTATCTGGATACTAATTTGTATCCATGTAACACCTTTGGTGTTAGCCCAAGGCGGTACTCAGTTTGTGCATTATGACTTCAGGAAAGTAGACCTCTACCGTGATGGAATGGCAACTATTGAAGATGGCGTATTGCAGATTACAGGTAATACAACCAAGAGCACCGGTCATGCTTTCCACAAAACCCCCATGAAGTTCACAACTTCGTCTTCAAGTTTGTCTTCATTTTCAACAGAGTTTGTCTTTGCAATCCTTCCACTGCACAGCCCCATTTCTTTCGGTCAAGGTATGGCTTTTGTGGTAGCTCCTACCACAGACCTCAGGTATAACGGCACTGAAACTTCAGGGTTAGGGCTATTCAGCACAGCAAATGATAACAAAACTACAAACCACATCCTGGCGGTAGAGCTTGATACTAATGATAGCCCTGAAGCACTTGACATAAGTAGTAACCACGTGGGGATTGATATAAACAGCAAAATCTCGGTCGTATCTGCCAATGCTAGTTACTATAATCATACAGAGGGGAAGAACATAACCCTGCTGCTTGCTAGTGGAAATAGTATCCTCATCTGGATAGATTATGATGGAATAGAGAAGCGGCTTAATGTAACTTTATCTCCTGTACCAACTCCAAAGCCAGTTTCACCATTCTTGTCAAGTTCCATCAAACCAAGGGTGCCTCTCTTGTCAAAAACCATCAATATTTCAgaaattttcaatgaaaccatGTTTGTAGGTTTCTCTGGATCCACAGGCACACTCAGAAGTGACCAATATATTCTTGCATGGAGTTTCAAGAAAGGTGGACAAGCAGAAAGCCTTGACTTGTCAAAGGTTTTGGATCCCCCAAatccacctccaccaccaccatcctctccaccaccaccatcctctccaccaccaccatcatctCCGCCGCCACCTACTCTGCCACCAACCTCTCCAACAAAGTCAAGGTCTAAAGGCTCTA
Above is a window of Brassica napus cultivar Da-Ae chromosome A10, Da-Ae, whole genome shotgun sequence DNA encoding:
- the LOC106420269 gene encoding uncharacterized protein LOC106420269 → MERNKPAESRAGDEPELLKYMSKLPVFLERADTHTPREKLLSVGVLDWDRLEKWQHSHNRMMPVKSRYPSVVYQTDASLVPHRDESSAGPSNVHNRPRKHRSSRQSNLMSNPGGETVREYRETIGGTRKKKHRGHRSFGIPDEQLGPITDAQEGCEKKDLKEKIGPKLGTSEAGVNMEVNSKVDGSRRKKSEKKSRERKRYDHDGELGRSQQGEAKLYDSSKKLGREEAKTCKRSSTNKVSVGHGVEVNYCAQHSCSLPCKADGCSAKSNIALADADPNRNSAKISQCVPLSAKASNTSSRGKISEDRASSLLSVKHCGDEPAQRQDSTSHKPVSKKGRSISPFQRLSFSMGKASKTNSERVSGSTTQPESMANSTKTVSQNSAVSSGVDGLDCNKPSENDTTTTSHLRRFLEPLLKPRATHSDNSVEGPRGQGVQRIKLGIKGCRSVNVNDSAHEKKVGSSMVRAVLRVTVKNNQPLFTFAVNKETDIIAATQKKMGSSDEGECTSVYTFFSIKDHKRNSAWLNQRSRGQTHGIISDVVAQMRVSSSFRSGFIREFVLFSVELDQESTEKSDVQLKNELAAIIVKMPRWFNRRASVNTVHDHTALSKEFGDPIKDRAFDQGISATVILQSGVHSMPHKGGPSSLIQRWRTGGSCDCGGWDMGCNLIILTNQHNNSCKNSTTSNSPPSSNRFELYFLGEQAEEHPFLSYKPIKEGLYSVVYDSSLSQLQAFSICMALAESRKMTEITLEQKSSCDERKARAETVPNGNTIGYEAPLSPVGRV